In the Blautia coccoides genome, GGCAGACGGTACTTATCACAGAGCGTATCATCAAGATACATACTACCGCTACCGATAAGGACGGCAACAAAGAGCTTGAAGCAGGAAAAAAGGTAACAATCATTGATACCGTAACCTTAGAGAGCTTAGAAGTCGGTACACAGTACAAACTTGTGGGCTGGCAGATGTTGAAAGAAGAAAATGCAGAACTTCTTATCAATGGAAAGCGTGTGGAAAGTGATTACACCTTTACTGCTGACAGCGAAACTATGAAAGTGGAAGTTGCTTTTACGTTTGACGCTACTTCTCTTGACGGCAAACAGCTTGTAACTTTTGAAGAATTGTACGATTTTAGCAATCCAGACGAACCGAAGAAAGTTACCGAGCATAAGGATATTGAGGATAAGGGACAGACGATTACCTTTAAGGAAAAGCCAGAAGAACCAGAAAAACCCGAAACACCACCGACACCAGAAAAGCCTAACAGACCTAGCGACAGTCCCAAAACGGGCGACAGTACAAATGTAATGGCATTTGTCGTGATGTTGCTTGTGTCTGCTGGTGGATTAGCTGGAACATATCTTTACAAACGCCGTAAAATGAAGAAATCATAAGGCGGTAACGGTATGATGAAAGAAAAATCACGCTCTCCGCCGAAGCTGTCAAACGGCAGACTTCTGCTTATTCTGGCTTGTCTGCCTACAACCTGCAAGAACACGGATAGTCAAGGGTGCGTAAGCATTGACTTTACCCTTTACTATCTGGGGGATTGCTGGTACTTCCCCAACCGCCAGAATAAGAAATCACAATCAATTAACTTATCAAAAATAGAAAGAAACGAGGTAAAACAATATGGAAATGAAATATGTCGTGCCAGATATGGCACAGTCTTTTGGAACTCTTGAATTTGCAGGCGAAAGCGAGCCTATCTTTGAAAGGGATAAAAACAACCGCAGGGTCATAGCCAGACGAAGCTATAACCTTTATTCTGACGTACAGAAAGGCGAAAATGTTGTGGTGGAAATTCCCGTGCAGGCTGGCGAAAAGCATTTCAAGTATGAACAGAAA is a window encoding:
- a CDS encoding YdcP family protein gives rise to the protein MEMKYVVPDMAQSFGTLEFAGESEPIFERDKNNRRVIARRSYNLYSDVQKGENVVVEIPVQAGEKHFKYEQKVKLVNPKLYGRGYAIGDVGHTDYVLVADDIVAVEEK